In one window of Kosmotoga pacifica DNA:
- the rplK gene encoding 50S ribosomal protein L11: MAKKVLAQIKLQLEAGKATPAPPVGPALGQHGVNIMGFCKQFNAATADKPGMVFPVVITVYGDRSFSFILKTPPASFLIKKAAGVQKGSGVPNKVKVGKITRAQVEEIAKVKMPDLNARTLEAAMKIIEGTARNMGIEVVD; this comes from the coding sequence ATGGCGAAGAAAGTTTTAGCTCAGATTAAGCTCCAGCTTGAAGCCGGTAAAGCCACACCGGCACCACCTGTTGGGCCGGCCCTCGGTCAACATGGTGTGAATATCATGGGCTTTTGTAAGCAGTTCAACGCTGCAACAGCTGACAAACCCGGAATGGTCTTCCCGGTCGTTATCACCGTTTATGGTGACAGATCCTTCTCCTTCATACTCAAGACTCCACCTGCGAGTTTTCTTATAAAGAAAGCAGCAGGTGTCCAGAAGGGCTCTGGAGTCCCGAACAAGGTAAAAGTCGGAAAGATTACCAGAGCTCAGGTCGAGGAAATAGCCAAAGTCAAGATGCCAGACCTTAATGCCCGTACTCTCGAAGCCGCTATGAAGATAATCGAGGGAACTGCAAGAAATATGGGCATTGAGGTTGTCGACTGA
- the rplA gene encoding 50S ribosomal protein L1, whose product MPRRSKRYLEARKLVNRDRTYVLDEALEIIKQFPSAKFDESVELHIKTGIEPTRSDQQIRGTISLPNGTGKDVKVLVFARGEKAEEAKNAGADFVGSDELIQQIQGGWTGFDVAIATPDMMREIGRLGRILGPRGLMPSPKSGTVTNDVEEAVKAFKAGRVEIKNDKTGNLHLPVGKKSFEKEALKENIVSALEQISRMKPATAKGRFILKVAVTTTMGPGIKLDHGKILD is encoded by the coding sequence ATGCCAAGAAGATCAAAAAGATATCTTGAAGCAAGAAAACTCGTTAACAGGGATAGAACATATGTCCTCGATGAAGCTCTCGAGATTATCAAGCAGTTCCCTTCAGCCAAATTCGATGAATCTGTAGAGCTTCATATAAAGACCGGGATTGAACCAACAAGATCCGACCAGCAGATAAGGGGTACGATAAGCCTTCCCAATGGCACAGGTAAAGATGTGAAGGTTCTCGTCTTTGCCAGAGGCGAAAAGGCTGAAGAGGCTAAGAATGCCGGAGCTGACTTTGTCGGTTCCGATGAGCTCATTCAGCAAATTCAGGGCGGCTGGACGGGCTTCGATGTCGCAATCGCGACTCCTGATATGATGAGAGAAATCGGAAGACTCGGTCGAATTCTCGGTCCCCGTGGACTCATGCCTTCACCAAAATCTGGAACTGTCACGAATGATGTAGAAGAAGCTGTAAAAGCGTTCAAAGCAGGTAGAGTTGAGATAAAGAACGATAAAACAGGCAACCTGCATCTGCCCGTTGGTAAGAAATCCTTTGAAAAGGAAGCACTCAAGGAGAACATAGTTTCCGCACTAGAGCAAATTTCCAGGATGAAGCCTGCGACAGCCAAAGGTAGGTTCATCTTGAAAGTTGCCGTCACTACAACTATGGGACCTGGCATAAAACTTGATCACGGTAAGATTCTGGATTAG
- the rplJ gene encoding 50S ribosomal protein L10, protein MFTRAKKEQFVLELAERLEKSSLILFTDYKGLNVAQISELRGKLFERYEDRARYQVVKNTLLRLALRKAGYNEEEWANDVHETTAVLMVYEDDPVEAVKIIYDFAKGNKLPALRGFYLEGKYFDESRVADIARLPSKEQLIAMVVGGIAAPISGLAYALNGVITKFLYALNAIKDKKSE, encoded by the coding sequence ATGTTTACAAGAGCAAAGAAGGAGCAATTTGTCCTGGAGCTTGCAGAAAGACTTGAAAAATCATCTTTGATTCTTTTTACAGACTACAAAGGACTTAACGTTGCTCAGATCTCAGAACTCAGGGGCAAGCTCTTTGAGAGGTATGAAGACAGAGCAAGATACCAGGTAGTGAAAAACACTCTCCTACGCCTTGCGCTGAGAAAGGCCGGGTATAACGAGGAAGAATGGGCCAATGACGTACACGAAACCACCGCTGTTCTCATGGTCTACGAAGATGACCCTGTCGAAGCAGTGAAGATCATTTATGACTTCGCCAAGGGGAATAAGCTTCCCGCTCTCAGGGGCTTCTATCTGGAGGGCAAATATTTCGACGAAAGCAGAGTCGCCGATATCGCACGACTGCCTTCCAAAGAACAGCTCATTGCGATGGTCGTTGGTGGTATTGCCGCCCCCATCAGTGGACTTGCTTATGCGCTTAACGGCGTAATAACGAAATTCCTTTACGCTCTCAATGCTATTAAGGACAAAAAATCAGAATAA
- the rplL gene encoding 50S ribosomal protein L7/L12, with amino-acid sequence MTKEELIQAIKEMTVAELAELVKALEEEFGVSASAPVAVAAVPGAAAGPAAQEEEKTEFNVVLKSFGEKKVGVIKVVRQITGLGLKEAKELVEKAGTPDAVIKEGVSKEEAENIKKQLEEAGAEVELK; translated from the coding sequence ATGACAAAAGAGGAACTCATTCAGGCTATTAAGGAAATGACAGTTGCTGAGCTTGCTGAACTGGTGAAGGCTCTTGAGGAAGAATTCGGTGTTAGCGCTTCCGCCCCTGTTGCTGTCGCTGCTGTCCCTGGTGCTGCAGCTGGACCTGCTGCTCAGGAAGAAGAAAAGACTGAGTTCAATGTTGTTCTTAAGTCCTTTGGTGAGAAGAAAGTCGGCGTGATTAAAGTCGTAAGGCAGATCACTGGCCTCGGTCTTAAAGAAGCCAAAGAACTCGTTGAAAAGGCCGGCACACCTGATGCAGTGATCAAGGAAGGCGTTTCCAAGGAAGAAGCCGAAAACATCAAGAAACAGCTCGAAGAAGCTGGCGCTGAAGTTGAGTTGAAGTAA
- a CDS encoding DNA-directed RNA polymerase subunit beta: MRKASFAKRERWVFGKVVEPLEIPNLIEIQTRSFQWFIDEGLLSVLKKYSPIKSQIQRSDIRKGEKGFTLDFVSTRVGKPKHTIQECKDKGLTYSVPLYVTVRITDLASGEIKEEEAFFGYLPYMTDSASFVINGAERVIVNQLVRSPGVYFVDEPTKSSSGAMPILVAHFLPVKGAWLEILLNPNKNILQARIDRRRKMNLFLLLKALGYVDDLDILRLFIHEVDAKDEISLFEHVGSRLLEEVSSKGSVIAEKGAVLTEALAKEILESDVKTVKLPMPVAMKTLESLHKTYGEDLNQDEAYLAIFRKLRPGEIPRINAAKNYLHGLYFEPDRFDFSDVGRYKLNHRLKRVYRDYLIEVEGRDDVPEDIKYDEKSLALVPMDIVLAARHLTEIQSHPEMLDTKDHLGNKRVRTVGELMQTEFEKAFIRIHKLLEERLTLYNSLEKLSVQGLVNVRTLMTTLHQFFATSQLSQFMDQVNPLAELTHKRRLSAIGPGGLKREHARFEVRDVHHSHYGRMCPIETPEGANIGLMTSLSTYATLDKYGFLLTPYRKVVKGKLTDEIVFLGADEEENYRIAQSTIDVDEEKRIVAETVEVRHAGEVKFVSRDEVELMAISPKQIVSVSTSLIPFLEHDDANRALMGSNMQRQAVPVIKPEAPIVGTGVEAVAARDSGYVVLAKYRGIVEKVDARKIVIKRLDENDKPVLGSDGKPVYDEYLLQKFIRTNQDTTINQRPIVSKGEVIEKGDPIADGPSTDMGELALGKNVLVAFMPWEGYNFEDAILVSQELLEEETFTTLHIEMYETVARDTQLGPEEITADIPNVSKELLRNLDENGIVRVGAYVSSGDILVGKVTPKGESDTTPEEKIIRSVFGDRGRDVKDTSLKVPHGVEGRVIDVKVFDKEDISELGSGINKLVKVYVACRKPLDVGDKLAGRHGNKGVVSNIIPKEDMPFLPDGTPIQIVLSPLGVPSRMNVGQVLETHLGWLGKLTNRYFATPIFDGAKEYEIMEELYRARKEKNLDAGDSEKEMNGKVILRDGRTGEPFDSPIVVGVMYMLKLVHIAKDKIHARSTGPYSLIHQQPLGGKAHFGGQRFGEMEVWALEAHGAAHTLNEMLTIKSDDIKGRNEVYKAILKGHTIPEPGLPESFKVLIKELQGLAMDVRAYDQDGNEVDVDKL; encoded by the coding sequence ATGAGGAAGGCAAGTTTCGCGAAGCGTGAGCGCTGGGTCTTTGGGAAAGTTGTTGAGCCCCTTGAAATTCCAAACCTGATCGAGATTCAAACCCGTTCTTTCCAATGGTTTATTGATGAAGGACTCCTTTCAGTACTCAAGAAGTATTCTCCTATCAAATCCCAGATTCAACGTAGTGACATTCGCAAAGGTGAAAAGGGCTTCACACTAGATTTTGTTTCCACCAGAGTGGGTAAGCCAAAGCACACTATTCAGGAATGCAAGGACAAGGGATTGACTTACTCCGTTCCCCTTTACGTTACCGTCAGAATAACCGATCTCGCTAGTGGTGAGATAAAAGAAGAGGAAGCGTTTTTTGGCTACCTCCCTTATATGACGGACAGCGCGTCCTTTGTCATCAATGGGGCGGAGAGAGTTATAGTAAACCAACTTGTCAGATCACCTGGTGTATATTTCGTTGATGAGCCAACGAAATCATCAAGTGGTGCAATGCCTATTCTTGTGGCTCACTTTTTGCCTGTCAAAGGGGCCTGGCTGGAAATACTTTTGAACCCCAATAAAAACATCCTCCAGGCCAGAATTGATCGAAGAAGGAAAATGAACCTATTCTTGCTCTTGAAAGCCCTTGGATATGTAGACGATCTTGATATTTTGAGACTTTTCATTCATGAAGTTGATGCGAAAGACGAGATTAGTTTGTTTGAACATGTAGGCAGCAGACTTCTCGAAGAGGTTTCATCGAAAGGAAGCGTAATCGCCGAAAAGGGAGCGGTTCTCACCGAAGCTCTGGCGAAAGAGATTCTGGAATCAGACGTGAAAACCGTTAAACTTCCCATGCCAGTAGCTATGAAAACTCTGGAATCTCTCCACAAGACCTACGGTGAGGATCTCAATCAAGACGAGGCCTATCTCGCCATATTCAGAAAGTTGAGACCCGGTGAAATCCCCAGAATAAATGCGGCGAAAAATTACCTGCATGGACTGTACTTTGAACCGGACAGATTTGACTTTTCAGACGTGGGAAGATATAAGTTAAATCACAGACTAAAAAGGGTGTACAGGGATTACCTCATCGAAGTTGAGGGAAGAGATGATGTTCCTGAAGATATTAAATACGATGAAAAGTCCCTTGCTCTCGTACCAATGGATATCGTTCTTGCAGCGAGGCACCTGACTGAAATCCAATCACATCCGGAAATGCTGGACACCAAGGACCACCTTGGAAATAAGAGAGTTAGAACTGTTGGTGAACTCATGCAGACAGAGTTCGAAAAGGCATTTATAAGAATACACAAACTGCTGGAAGAGAGACTTACACTGTACAATTCTCTCGAAAAATTGTCAGTACAGGGTCTCGTTAACGTCAGGACACTCATGACCACTCTTCATCAATTTTTTGCGACCAGCCAGCTTTCGCAGTTCATGGATCAAGTTAATCCACTGGCAGAATTAACACACAAAAGAAGGCTTTCGGCCATTGGTCCAGGTGGTCTAAAGAGAGAACATGCAAGGTTCGAGGTCAGAGACGTGCATCATTCACATTACGGAAGAATGTGTCCTATAGAAACACCCGAAGGTGCTAACATTGGTCTCATGACATCCCTTTCAACGTATGCAACGTTGGATAAATACGGATTCCTTCTAACGCCTTACAGAAAAGTGGTTAAAGGAAAACTTACGGATGAAATAGTATTTCTGGGCGCCGATGAAGAAGAAAATTACAGAATCGCCCAATCTACAATAGATGTTGACGAGGAAAAGAGAATCGTCGCTGAAACTGTCGAAGTCAGACACGCGGGCGAGGTTAAATTCGTCAGCAGAGACGAAGTTGAACTCATGGCCATTTCTCCAAAACAGATCGTCAGTGTCTCGACTTCCCTCATACCGTTCCTTGAACACGACGACGCCAACCGTGCCCTCATGGGATCAAACATGCAGCGTCAGGCGGTTCCTGTAATAAAACCCGAAGCTCCAATAGTCGGTACAGGTGTTGAAGCCGTAGCCGCAAGAGATTCAGGGTACGTTGTATTGGCAAAATACAGAGGTATCGTAGAAAAAGTCGATGCCAGAAAAATCGTTATTAAACGCCTTGATGAAAACGACAAACCTGTTCTTGGTTCTGATGGGAAACCTGTTTACGATGAGTATTTGCTTCAAAAATTTATCAGAACCAATCAGGATACAACAATAAATCAAAGACCCATCGTCTCGAAAGGTGAAGTCATTGAAAAAGGTGACCCCATAGCTGATGGTCCTTCAACGGATATGGGTGAACTTGCGCTGGGTAAGAATGTGCTAGTCGCATTCATGCCTTGGGAAGGATATAATTTCGAAGACGCTATCCTCGTGAGCCAGGAATTGCTGGAGGAAGAGACCTTTACCACACTTCACATTGAGATGTACGAAACCGTAGCACGTGATACCCAGTTGGGACCAGAAGAGATAACGGCCGATATCCCAAACGTCTCTAAAGAACTCCTCAGAAATCTGGACGAGAACGGAATAGTCAGAGTTGGTGCTTACGTGAGTTCCGGAGATATCCTTGTTGGAAAGGTTACGCCCAAAGGGGAATCCGATACCACACCTGAAGAAAAGATCATCCGCTCTGTATTCGGAGACAGAGGTAGAGACGTTAAAGATACTTCTCTAAAAGTTCCGCATGGTGTGGAAGGAAGGGTTATCGATGTGAAGGTCTTCGATAAAGAGGATATCTCTGAACTTGGCTCGGGTATAAACAAACTCGTCAAAGTTTACGTTGCATGCAGGAAGCCCCTCGATGTTGGTGACAAGCTCGCTGGTCGTCATGGAAACAAAGGTGTTGTTTCCAACATCATTCCCAAAGAAGACATGCCATTCCTGCCTGATGGCACGCCGATCCAGATCGTTCTTTCGCCTCTGGGCGTTCCTTCTCGTATGAATGTTGGTCAGGTCCTTGAAACGCATCTCGGCTGGCTCGGCAAACTCACCAATAGATACTTCGCAACACCCATTTTCGATGGGGCTAAGGAGTATGAAATAATGGAAGAGCTTTATCGAGCGAGAAAAGAGAAGAACCTTGATGCCGGTGATTCTGAAAAAGAAATGAATGGAAAGGTAATTCTCAGAGACGGAAGAACGGGAGAACCTTTCGATTCACCGATCGTCGTAGGTGTGATGTATATGCTCAAACTCGTTCACATAGCTAAAGACAAAATTCACGCCCGTTCAACTGGTCCTTACTCTCTCATACACCAGCAGCCACTCGGCGGAAAAGCCCATTTCGGTGGTCAGAGATTTGGTGAAATGGAAGTCTGGGCATTGGAAGCCCATGGTGCTGCTCACACACTGAATGAGATGCTGACTATAAAATCCGACGATATCAAAGGAAGAAACGAGGTTTACAAGGCCATTCTGAAAGGTCATACAATACCTGAACCCGGACTACCGGAAAGTTTCAAGGTTCTCATTAAAGAGCTCCAGGGCCTTGCAATGGACGTTCGCGCTTACGATCAGGACGGTAACGAGGTCGACGTGGATAAATTATGA
- a CDS encoding DNA-directed RNA polymerase subunit beta' → MAVSTFRRKINSVQIRIASPERIRQWSSGEVKKPETINYRTFKPERDGLFCERIFGPTKDYECACGKYKGKKYEGTVCERCGVRVESKEARRRRMGHIELAAPVVHVWYLKSAPSILASLLNIQSKDLENIIYYGSKRVIEKLYVITNPKNTDFFAGMTLYQTEYDIYSKKLDFEVEQGFKVKNPKGPVISDIDGKVKIESTMSSTERELNWIIIEGANGIQKKYPIFEGALIYVQDGEEVRKGDTIADRFLFEDEVLSLSEYEIFNEYYPDKFEVESDTENDRPIVIVTEIDEEVAKETGHQIGDIIIENEYEAYRELYPGKIQCDYGATAVKKLLQNLDLEELKVQIEHELKTIPKSSARALKLLRRLKFIKDFLKSGNKPEWIVMEAIPVIPPDLRPMIQIEGGRFATTDLNDLYRRVINRNNRLAKLLSIGAPDIIIRNEKRMLQEAVDSLIYNGRVGKAVTDRSGRPLKSLTDLVKGKKGRFRRNLLGKRVDYSGRAVIVVGPELKIHECGIPKRMAMELFKPFVLGRLLGTESSKTARKYKKMIIEKEMPEAWEVLEEVIKGHPVLLNRAPTLHRISIQAFIPRLVEGNAIKLHPLVCAPFNADFDGDQMAVHVPLSAAAQAEAKFLMLSRYNVISPAHGKPVSMPGKDIIVGVYYLTTVNHDYEIFEKELLGYYDKLKREGLSDVEVRRRVREKALEKINWKFGSVTEALMAYDAGKLKLHEPILVQFKETSGDLTLTTVGRIIFNAIVPEDLRDYTIKFSKKQIKKLIYDCFQKHGIDRTADLLDDMMRLGFHYATISGLTISIRDIITSPKKKEVIARAEEKVAQIEEMYRKGFLNAENRSREIIKIWEKATEELMNETVKEFRKYPFNPVFMMVDSGARGNVDQLKQLAGMRGLMADPSGKTIEVPIISNFRDGLTELEFFTSTHGARKGSADTALRTSFAGYLTRRLVDVAQSVTVTTPDCGTEQGLEAIELMSDDVTIEKLEEFLFGRVLAVDIIDPRTGNVLKHPETGKEYTRNTMIRDDDAKFISSFKATIPVIRKEKLKLLKVAKPSHYTELASNVELEGELLKAGTEVTGELLHKLKNAGLKEIEVHSYPAVGKVYVGPVFKDKDGVQLVRYQEKINVVTAKKMYEAGYTELEVRPAIIVRSVLTCEAEQGVCAACYGMDLSNHDIVNVGEAVGIVAAQSIGEPGTQLTMRTFHTGGIATGADITRGLPRAEELFEARKKLKDPEAIFSEVEGFVKDISIDEKGRRKVFIETEDGKIKEYDLSSVVKPKVSIGDKVLKGEALTTGTIRPRKLMEKLGVIPTAFYLLREIKQVYAEQGVEIHDKHFELIIRQMLSMVEVTDPGDTDHLPGDLLSIQKVREINKKIYEANKKVDENREYVLGKRLARRILVEDDDGKLVKLASENEMITEELLNTLIEKGVSDVIIYDVEEEEYQKLLEEVNPDIIIPEREVQIKMKEPLKFKRRLLRITKASLESEGWLSAASFQQTPQVLTESSVEGKVDKLFGLKENVIVGQLIPAGTGLDMYANIQVEETPISEFEIEGTEEHPA, encoded by the coding sequence ATGGCTGTAAGTACGTTTAGAAGGAAGATCAATTCTGTTCAGATCAGGATCGCTTCTCCGGAGAGAATAAGACAATGGTCCAGCGGTGAAGTCAAAAAACCCGAAACGATAAATTACCGTACGTTCAAGCCGGAAAGAGATGGACTGTTCTGTGAAAGGATTTTTGGTCCCACAAAAGACTATGAGTGTGCCTGTGGAAAGTACAAAGGTAAGAAATATGAGGGCACTGTCTGTGAACGCTGTGGCGTCCGGGTGGAATCAAAAGAAGCCAGAAGACGCAGAATGGGACACATCGAACTGGCTGCCCCGGTAGTTCATGTCTGGTATCTAAAGAGTGCCCCGAGTATTCTTGCTTCTCTTTTGAATATTCAGTCTAAAGACCTTGAAAACATAATCTACTACGGTTCAAAGAGAGTCATCGAAAAACTCTACGTGATAACCAATCCGAAAAATACGGACTTTTTCGCTGGAATGACACTCTATCAGACTGAATATGACATATATTCTAAAAAGCTTGATTTTGAAGTCGAACAAGGTTTTAAAGTCAAGAATCCCAAAGGTCCGGTGATTTCGGACATCGACGGAAAAGTCAAAATAGAGAGCACCATGAGCAGCACGGAAAGGGAATTGAACTGGATCATCATTGAGGGCGCAAATGGTATACAGAAAAAGTATCCCATTTTTGAAGGAGCACTCATATATGTGCAGGATGGAGAAGAGGTAAGAAAAGGCGACACCATTGCAGATAGATTCCTCTTCGAAGATGAAGTGCTTTCCCTTTCCGAATATGAAATCTTTAACGAATATTATCCCGACAAATTCGAAGTGGAATCGGATACGGAGAATGACAGACCTATAGTCATTGTTACCGAAATCGACGAAGAAGTTGCCAAGGAAACCGGTCATCAGATCGGAGACATCATAATTGAAAATGAATATGAAGCGTACAGAGAACTATACCCGGGGAAAATACAGTGTGATTATGGCGCTACAGCAGTAAAAAAATTACTGCAGAACCTTGATCTTGAAGAACTCAAGGTACAGATCGAGCATGAACTCAAAACCATACCGAAGAGCAGTGCCCGGGCGTTAAAACTTTTGAGAAGGCTGAAATTCATAAAGGACTTCCTGAAATCCGGTAATAAACCAGAATGGATAGTCATGGAAGCCATTCCTGTAATACCGCCCGACTTGAGACCAATGATACAGATAGAGGGTGGTCGCTTTGCGACAACGGACCTCAACGACCTTTATAGGAGAGTCATAAACAGAAATAACAGATTAGCTAAACTTCTATCAATCGGCGCTCCAGACATCATCATCAGGAACGAAAAGCGCATGCTTCAGGAAGCTGTGGACTCTCTCATATACAACGGCAGAGTTGGAAAGGCCGTTACCGACAGGTCCGGACGACCTTTAAAATCGTTGACAGACCTTGTCAAAGGTAAGAAAGGTAGATTTAGAAGAAATCTCCTAGGTAAACGTGTGGACTACTCTGGCCGTGCGGTCATCGTTGTCGGACCAGAATTGAAGATACACGAATGTGGTATTCCAAAACGAATGGCCATGGAACTCTTCAAGCCCTTTGTACTTGGAAGACTTCTGGGTACTGAATCCAGCAAGACTGCGAGAAAGTATAAGAAGATGATAATAGAGAAAGAAATGCCAGAAGCCTGGGAAGTGCTTGAAGAAGTTATTAAGGGACATCCGGTGCTTCTGAATAGGGCTCCGACACTTCACAGAATTTCCATTCAGGCATTCATACCGAGACTGGTGGAAGGTAATGCTATTAAGTTGCATCCACTCGTCTGTGCACCGTTTAACGCGGACTTTGATGGTGACCAGATGGCGGTACATGTGCCTCTGTCAGCGGCTGCGCAGGCTGAGGCGAAATTCCTTATGCTTAGTCGATACAACGTTATATCACCTGCTCACGGTAAACCTGTTTCGATGCCTGGAAAGGACATAATCGTTGGAGTATACTACCTGACCACCGTCAATCACGACTACGAAATTTTTGAGAAAGAGCTCCTGGGATATTACGACAAACTCAAAAGGGAAGGCCTCAGTGATGTGGAAGTCAGACGTAGAGTCAGGGAAAAGGCACTGGAAAAGATTAACTGGAAATTTGGTTCAGTCACAGAAGCCCTTATGGCCTATGACGCTGGAAAACTCAAGCTCCATGAACCCATACTTGTTCAGTTCAAAGAAACCAGCGGTGACCTGACTCTCACAACCGTGGGAAGGATAATATTCAATGCTATCGTTCCTGAAGACCTCAGGGATTATACGATAAAGTTCAGTAAAAAGCAGATAAAGAAGTTAATATACGACTGTTTCCAGAAGCACGGAATTGATAGAACTGCCGATCTGCTTGATGATATGATGAGGCTCGGGTTCCACTATGCCACCATTAGTGGTCTTACGATTTCGATAAGAGACATCATCACGTCCCCGAAGAAAAAAGAAGTAATAGCACGTGCTGAAGAAAAGGTTGCCCAGATTGAAGAAATGTATCGCAAAGGCTTTTTGAACGCCGAAAACAGATCAAGAGAGATCATAAAGATATGGGAAAAGGCGACTGAAGAGCTCATGAACGAGACGGTCAAAGAATTCAGAAAATATCCGTTCAACCCGGTATTCATGATGGTCGATTCCGGTGCGCGAGGTAATGTCGACCAGTTGAAGCAGCTCGCCGGTATGAGAGGTCTTATGGCTGACCCGTCAGGTAAGACCATCGAAGTCCCAATAATTTCGAACTTTAGGGATGGGCTCACGGAACTCGAGTTCTTCACATCAACTCATGGTGCGAGAAAGGGTTCTGCTGATACAGCGCTGAGGACGTCCTTCGCTGGTTACCTGACCAGGAGACTCGTCGATGTGGCACAGTCAGTTACAGTAACAACACCCGACTGTGGAACGGAACAAGGTCTTGAAGCCATTGAATTGATGTCTGATGACGTGACAATTGAAAAGTTGGAAGAGTTCCTCTTCGGAAGAGTCCTCGCGGTGGATATAATTGATCCACGAACAGGAAATGTGCTAAAGCATCCAGAAACTGGGAAAGAATACACTCGAAACACGATGATAAGGGATGATGATGCAAAGTTCATCTCGAGCTTCAAAGCAACCATCCCCGTTATACGCAAAGAAAAGTTAAAACTATTAAAGGTTGCAAAACCATCTCATTACACAGAACTTGCTTCGAATGTCGAGTTGGAAGGAGAACTCCTGAAAGCCGGAACGGAAGTCACTGGAGAGTTACTCCACAAGCTTAAGAATGCGGGATTGAAGGAAATAGAAGTACATTCCTATCCTGCAGTGGGCAAGGTCTATGTGGGGCCAGTATTCAAAGACAAAGATGGTGTCCAGCTCGTCAGATATCAGGAAAAGATAAATGTAGTTACTGCTAAAAAAATGTATGAAGCAGGTTACACCGAACTTGAAGTCAGGCCCGCCATTATAGTTCGTTCTGTCCTCACCTGTGAGGCTGAACAGGGTGTATGTGCCGCCTGCTATGGAATGGATCTTTCTAACCACGATATTGTGAATGTTGGAGAGGCTGTTGGGATTGTCGCGGCACAGTCCATCGGAGAGCCCGGTACACAGCTCACTATGAGAACTTTCCATACAGGTGGTATTGCAACAGGCGCAGACATTACCAGGGGTCTACCCAGGGCAGAAGAACTATTCGAAGCCAGGAAGAAGCTCAAGGACCCCGAGGCCATCTTCAGTGAGGTTGAAGGTTTTGTTAAGGACATATCTATTGATGAAAAGGGACGAAGAAAAGTATTCATAGAAACTGAGGATGGAAAGATAAAAGAATACGATCTTTCAAGTGTTGTGAAGCCCAAAGTCAGTATAGGAGATAAAGTTCTTAAAGGTGAGGCATTGACAACAGGTACTATCAGACCAAGAAAGCTCATGGAAAAACTTGGTGTGATTCCAACTGCCTTCTATCTGCTTAGGGAAATCAAACAAGTTTACGCTGAGCAGGGTGTTGAGATCCATGACAAGCACTTCGAGCTCATAATCAGGCAGATGCTGTCCATGGTAGAGGTTACAGACCCCGGTGATACCGATCATTTGCCTGGAGACCTGCTGAGCATCCAGAAAGTAAGGGAGATCAACAAAAAGATTTACGAAGCCAACAAGAAGGTCGATGAAAACAGAGAATACGTACTTGGAAAGAGGCTAGCGAGGAGAATCCTAGTTGAAGATGATGATGGAAAACTAGTCAAACTTGCCTCAGAAAACGAAATGATAACTGAAGAGCTGTTGAACACCCTTATAGAAAAAGGCGTATCAGACGTGATCATCTATGATGTTGAGGAAGAAGAATATCAGAAACTCCTCGAGGAAGTCAACCCTGACATAATCATACCTGAAAGGGAAGTCCAGATAAAGATGAAAGAACCTCTCAAGTTCAAGAGAAGACTTTTGAGAATTACCAAGGCTTCTCTTGAAAGTGAAGGATGGCTTTCGGCAGCTTCTTTCCAGCAAACTCCTCAGGTGTTGACTGAATCATCTGTGGAGGGGAAGGTAGACAAACTCTTTGGTCTAAAAGAAAACGTTATTGTTGGTCAGTTGATACCGGCGGGTACAGGCCTCGATATGTATGCCAACATTCAGGTAGAAGAGACTCCCATATCCGAGTTTGAGATCGAAGGAACAGAAGAACATCCCGCCTGA
- a CDS encoding ribonuclease HII, which translates to MRYSELIDELIAFDESYKREHGIVAGIDEAGRGPLAGPVVAAAVILDKPIPGLYDSKNLNRQTRKELYDEIIATATVGVGIASAEEIDLYNILKATRLAMIRAVENLAVRPDFVIIDGRSLKVNVKGTCVVSGDKKSASIAAASIVAKVTRDRIMEKLHHLFPQYGFEVHKGYGTKEHIKALKQYGPSLWHRLTFKPVKEVLTHDVARSWLLEKNVSERRLFRAGIL; encoded by the coding sequence ATGAGGTATTCTGAATTGATCGATGAATTGATTGCATTTGACGAAAGTTACAAAAGGGAGCATGGAATTGTCGCCGGGATAGACGAAGCGGGTCGTGGACCTCTTGCCGGGCCTGTAGTTGCGGCCGCAGTCATCCTGGACAAACCTATCCCAGGTTTGTACGATTCAAAAAACCTCAATAGACAAACAAGGAAGGAACTTTACGATGAAATTATAGCGACTGCTACTGTTGGAGTAGGGATAGCCTCAGCAGAAGAAATAGATCTGTACAACATTTTAAAGGCAACGAGACTTGCTATGATCAGAGCAGTCGAAAACCTCGCGGTTCGACCGGACTTCGTCATCATAGATGGCAGAAGCTTGAAGGTAAACGTGAAGGGAACATGTGTGGTCTCTGGAGACAAGAAGAGTGCCTCGATCGCCGCGGCTTCGATAGTAGCAAAAGTCACGAGGGACAGAATAATGGAGAAACTACATCATCTCTTTCCTCAGTACGGTTTTGAAGTCCACAAAGGTTATGGGACGAAGGAACATATCAAGGCATTAAAACAGTATGGCCCCTCTCTCTGGCATCGCTTGACATTTAAACCTGTAAAGGAAGTTTTAACACACGACGTGGCGCGTTCATGGCTGCTCGAAAAAAATGTGAGCGAAAGGAGACTTTTCAGAGCCGGAATACTGTAA